GGCCGGCTATCCGGCCCTCTCGCAGCAGCTCGAACTCAAGGTGATGGCGCCCGCGGCCCCCGGCGGCGGGTGGGATCAGACGGCCCGAGCGATGCAGCAAGCGCTTGTCGCCGCCGGAATCGCCCGCAGTGTCCAGGTCACCAACGTTGCAGGCGCCGGCGGCAGCGTCGGCATCGCGCAGTTCGTCAACGGCGCCAAGGGCGACGGCAACCAGATGATGGTGAACGGCTTCGTCATGGTCGGGGCGCTGGCCATGAACAAATCGCCTGTGACGCTCGATCAGGTGACGCCGATTGCGCGCCTCACCGAGGAGATCCAGGTCATCGTGGTGCCGGCGAATTCGCCGATCAAGACCGCGCAGGATCTTGCCGCCGCTCTCAAGGCGGACATCGCCAAGACAACCTTTGCCGGCGGCTCGGCCGGCGGCGTCGACCATGTGATGGCGGCGCTGTTTGCGGGGACGATCGGCGCCGATGCGAAGAAGATCAACTACATTCCGTTTTCCGGAGGCGGCGAGTCGCTGGCGGCCATTCTGGGCGGAAAAGTCACCGCGGGCATTTCTGGCCTGAGTGAATACGACGGCCAGATCAAGTCCGGCAAACTGCGCGCGCTCGGCGTGACGTCGGAAAAGCGCATCCCGGGCGTCGATATTCCGACCTTCAAGGAACAGGGGATCGACCTGGTGCTGGCCAACTGGCGCTCGGTGGTCGCAGCTCCCGGCATCACGGCGGAACAGCGCAAGACCCTGAGCGATGCGGTGGAGAAGATGGCCAAGTCCGACGCCTGGAAGGACATCCTCAAGCAGAAGGGCTGGGCTGACGCTTATCTCGGTGGCGATGCGTTCGGGGATTTCCTGAAGAAGGAAAATGCGCGCATCACCGAGGTGCTGAAGTCGGTCGGCCTCGTCAAATCATGACGCCGGATAGCGCTTCCAGCGATCTTCCGCATGGTCCGGCGTCGCGGCACATCGACCGTGCGGGCTTGGTCATTGCCCTGGCGCTCGCGGTCCTTGCCGCGGTGCTGGTATGGGACGCGAGCCGGCTGCAATCCAACACGCCTTACGGAATGGGCCCCCACGCGATGCCGATCGTCATCGCCGTCGGGCTCGGCATTCTTTCGATCGGCAATTTGATCGACGCGTTGCGGGGCAATCTGCCGGCGCGCGAGAGCGCCGATCCCAGGACTGTGTGGCTTATTCTCGCGGGCCTTGCGCTTCTGATCGCCATCATCGGCCTTGGCGGCGGCTTTATCCTTGCTACCACCTCACTGTTCGTCACCACGGCAAGAGCCTTTGGACGGCGCGCCTTTCTCGCCGACCTCGCCATCGCCCTGGTGATGACCACCCTGATCTATCTCGCGTTCGATCGGCTGCTGACGTTGAGCCTTCCCGCCGGCCCGCTGGAAAGGCTGCTGTAATGGTCGACACCTTCGCCGCGCTCGCTCACGGCATGGCCGTCGCGGTCCAGCCCTTGAACCTGCTCTATGCGCTGATCGGCGTGCTGCTCGGCACCGCGGTGGGCGTGCTGCCCGGTATCGGTCCCGCGCTGACGGTCGCGTTGCTGCTGCCGGTGACCTACAAGCTCGATCCCGGCGGTTCGCTGATCATGTTCGCCGGCATCTATTACGGCGGCATGTACGGCGGATCGACCACCGCCATCCTGATCAACACGCCCGGCGAGAGCGCATCGATGGCGACCGCGCTCGAGGGCAACAAGATGGCCAAGGCCGGCCGCGGCGGTCCCGCGCTTGCGACCGCGGCGATCGGCTCGTTCGTCGCGGGCACCATCGCCACCATCGGCCTGGCCTTTCTGGCGCCGTGGCTGGTGGATTTTGCGGTGCGCTTCGGGCCTGAGGATTATTTTGCGTTGATGTGCGTGGCCTTCGTCACGGTGTCGGCAACCTTCGGAGATTCGCCGATCCGCGGACTGACCAGCCTGTTCATCGGGCTGACGCTCGGGCTTGTTGGCATCGACAAGCTCACCGGTCAGGCCCGGCTCGCTTTCGGCATCCCTGAACTGCTCGATGGCGTCGAAGTGACGACGCTGGCGGTCGGCCTGTTCGCCCTCGGGGAGGCGCTCTACGTCGCATCGCGCCGTCATCACACCGAGGAGAAGCTCGAGCCCGTGCGCGGCTCGCTGTGGATGACGAAGGAGGACTGGAAGCGGTCATGGAAACCGTGGCTGCGCGGGACGCTGTTCGGTTTTCCGATCGGCGCGCTTCCCGCCGGCGGCGCGGAGATTCCGACATTCCTGTCTTACTCCACAGAAAAGCGGCTGACGAAACACCCGGAGCAATTCGGCAAGGGCGCCATCGAAGGCGTCGCGGGGCCGGAAGCGGCCAACAACGCCTCCGCCGCCGGCACCCTCGTGCCGTTGCTGACGCTCGGGCTTCCGACATCGGCAACCGCCGCGATGATGCTGGCGGGCTTTCAGCAATACGGCCTGAACCCGGGACCGCTGCTGTTCGCGGAGCGGCCCGAACTGGTCTGGGGCCTGATCGCAAGCCTGTTCATCGCCAACTGCATGCTGCTGGTTCTCAATCTGCCGCTGGTCGGCTTGTGGGTGAAACTGCTCGCGATCCCGCAGCCGTGGCTCTACGCCGGAATTCTCGTGTTCGCGACCACGGGCACCATTGCGGCGAAGCCGTCGGTGGTCGAGCTGTCGATGCTGGCGGGCTTCGGGGTGATGGGCTTTTTGATGCGCAGGTTCGATTTCCCGATCGCGCCTGTCGTCATCGGTCTCATCCTCGGACCGATCGCCGAAAGCCAGTTGCGCCGCGCGATGGCGATCAGCCTCGGCGATCCCCTGGCGCTGCTGCAAAGTCCGATGTCGGCGACGCTGCTCGGCGTCGCGCTGATCGCGCTGGTGGCGCCGTTCGTGCTGAAGGGACTGGGACGGTTCAAGGCGAACGAGGACTAGATCCTGGTGCCTGCAGAGCGAAGTGGGAGCCCATCGAGCTGCACCAGAAGGATCTCAATCTCGCCCTCGAAGGCGGGCGCTGGAGCTTTCATTGCCCAACACCGCCGCGGCCCAGCAGCTCTTCCGTTCCTGCGCCGCGCATGGCGGCAAGGCATCGGACCACTCGGCGATGGTCAGGGCGCTGGAGATGATGGCGGGTCATGAGATCGGCGGCGTGATGCCAGCTTGTTCCCGCGGGGACTTCTATGACGAAGTCTGGGTGCGGGATCGCTGGATGGCCCAGTCCAGTACTGCCGCCGCGGCGAGGCCGGCGCAGGCGGCCACGGCGTCGACGACGAAATCCGACCATCGCGCGTGCCGTCCCGGCGCCCAGAACTGCAGGACTTCGATCAGGGCGATCATGACAACGGCGGCCGCCGCCGTCAGCAGGCGGCGCTGCGTATAGGCGAGGCCGAAGGCGAGCCCGATCAGGACGAAGGCGAGGGCGTGTTCGCCGTTCTGACCGAGGTCGGAATGCGGCCGCAATCCCGGCGGCCCCAGCGTCGCAAAGGCCACCGCCGCGGCGAGCAGCCAGGCGAATATTCGAAGGGGCATCGTCATGGGAATGGGATAACACGATTAGCGACAGGATATTCCGCAGATGCGAACGGACGATGCCCTTTGGTTAATGCCTGTTTTTATAGCGGTTCCCGCACGCCGATGCCGTGCATGAAGCGCTCCCGGATCTGCACGGGATCGCGACGGGTGGTGCCGACCCCCGGCTTGTCGTCGATGCGCACCCCGATCAGGACAGGCTCGGAGGCCGTCATCGATCGATCGACGAGACGCTCGAAATCCTCCTCGTCGGCCGCCCAGGCGCTGTTCGAAAGACCGCAGCCGATGGCGATGGCGATGATGTCCGCCACCGCCGCGGCCGGTGTCGGCTGCGCGCCGGTGATCTGGTAGATGCCGTTGTCCATCACGATCATGGTGAGGTTGTTCGGCTTCAGCATCGCGATGGTGGACAGGCATCCCAGTTGCATCAGCAGCGAGCCATCGCCTTCCAGCGCAAAGACGCGACGCTTCGGCTGCGCCAGCGCGACGCCGAGTGCGATCGGGAACGCCAGCCCCATGCTGCCCAGCATGTAGAAATTCTGCGGCCGGTGGCCGGCGGCCCACAGGTCGAAATTGGTGTTGCCGATGCCGCCGATCACGGCTTCCTCGTTCTTCAGCTTCGCGACCAGCCTCGAAGTGAGATCGAACCGGTTCATCACCTTGGTGTTGCGGGCGGGGCCGTTGGTTGCCGTGTTCATGGCTGCACTCACTTGTCGAAGACTTTGCCGCCGGTCAGCAGCGGCGACAGGATCAGCGCCACCGGCGCCTGCGTGGTGATGGCTTGCTTGATCGACCGATCGACGATGAATTCGAATTCATCGAGCCGGGTGCAGGTGTGATGCTCCATCGCCAGCGAATCCAGCACCGGCCGCATGGTGCGGCACACCAGCGTCTGCCCGTAGTTGAATTCACCGAGCGTGCCACGCTCGGATACGAACATGATCAGCGGGATCTGGCTCGGCACCACCAGCGACGCCAGCACGTTGGCCAGCGTGGCGAAGCCGGAAGTCTGCATCAGCACGGCGCCGCGCATGCCGCCCATCCAGGCGCCGGAGATGATGCCGACCGCTTCTTCCTCGCGCGCGGTTGGAAAGGTCGTGAAGAACGGGTCGGCGTGAATGCTCTTGATCAGCGTCGTCAGCACGCGGTCGGGGACGTAGGGCACCAGCCGGATGTCGTTGCGCTTGAGCGTTTCCAGCACTACCTCGTGCCAGTTCTTCCCGGAAGCTTGAGGCGAGGTTTGTCCCCCGGCGGCCGCCATCGAATTCTCCCTTATTGCTTCTTGCGACGGTTTCCGTTCGCGACGCCATCACGGCCGTTCTGTCGGCGCGGCGAAACTTGACGCGATCTCCGGGATTGTCAACATGCGCCAATCGTAGCGGCGGCCTGTGCCTTTGGGATATGCCTGTGTGCGATAAAAGAAATAGAAATAATGAATAGCGGGAGGGGTGCCATGGACAGCTTTCTGAGGTGGGCCGTCGTCGCGGTGGCGATGTTGAGCGCGGCTGTGACTGCATCCGCGCAGTCGTCGTTTCCATCGAAGCCCGTGCATATCTTCGTGCCCTACGCGGCCGGTGGCGGCGTCGACATCCTCGCCCGCACGCTGGGCGATGTGGTTTCAAAGCAATGGGGTCAATCCGTCATCGTTGAAAACCGGCCGGGCGCGGGCGGCCTGGTCGCGTCGCAGGCGCTCGTCGCATCGCCGCCGGATGGCTACACATTGATCGTCGTCGCCAGCGGCCACGCCACCAATCCGTTGCTGCACCCGAAAATTCCCTACGACACGTTCAAGGACTTCACGCCGATTTCGCTGCTGGGGTCGTCGCCCAACATCCTGCTGGTGCGTGCCGACTCCCCGTTCAAGACGCTCGGCGACATGATCGCGCAGGCGCGCGCCAAACCGGGAAGCCTGTCCTTTGCCTATGCGGGCACCGGGACGTCGACGCACCTGGCCGGCGAACTCCTGAAGAATCTTGCCAGGATCGATCTCAATGCCGTTCCCTACAGGGGCGGCGCACCCGCCATAAACGATCTCCTGGGCGGACAGATTGCGATGTCATTCAACAACGGGCCGGAATCGATTCCGCAGCTCGAGGCCGGTACGGTCCGTGCGCTCGCGGTCACTACTGCTTCGCGGGCGTCGCTGCTGCCCAACGTGCCCAGCATGTCCGAGACCGTGCCGGGCTACGACACCGAAGTCTGGTGGGGTCTGCTCGGGCCGGCCGGCATGCCCGCCGATCTCGTTGCCAAACTTTCGCAGGACTTCGTCGCGGCCTTGAACACGGACGCCGTGAAGGCGCGGCTGGCCAAGCTCGGCGCATCGCCGATCGGCAGTTCGCCGAAGGCGTTCGACGCCAAGATTCGGGCCGACTACGAAAAGTGGGCGCCGATCATCAAGGCCGCCGGCATCAAGGCCGAATGATCCCATGATCCCTGCCTGTCTGCCGCCGCGCGATGTCAGCCGGCCGAAAGTACCGCCGCCGCCCAATGCCTGCGATACCCATGCGCATGTGTTCGGGCCGGCGGCGCGGTTTCCCTACACTCCCGATCGCAGCTACACGCCGCCGGATGCGCCGCTCGAGAAATATCTCGGCATGCTCGATACAATCGGATTTGCGCGCGGCGTGCTGGTGCAGGGCAGCGCGCATGGCCGCGACAATTCCGCCATGCTCGATGCGCTGGCGCGGCGGCCCGACCGCCTGCGCGGCGTCGCGGTGGCCGACGCCGACATCGCGCCGGCGGAGCTTCGGGAGTGGAATCGACTCGGCGTCCGCGGCCTGCGCTTCAATCACTTCTTTCGCGACGGGCAATTGCACTATCGCGGCGGCGTGCCGCTGTCGGCGGCGCAAACGCTCGCGCCCGTCATGGCCGAGCTCGGATGGCATCTTCAGCTCTGGATCGACGTCAAGGATCTGCCCGAGACCGTGCCGGTGCTGAAATCGCTCGGCCTGCCGGTCGTGATCGATCACATGGGCCGCACCGATGCCCGCGCCGGCACCGGGACGGAAGGTTTTCAGAGCCTGCTGCGCGCGGTCGCTGACGGCTGGTGCTGGGCCAAGCTGTCGGGCGCTCATCGGCTCAGCCGCAACGCTCCTGACTATCCCGACGCAAGGCCGTTTCATGAGGCGCTGGTCTCCGCCAATCCGGAACGGCTGGTGTGGGGCGGCGACTGGCCGCATCCGCGCGTCGAAGGCGAAATGCCCGACGCCGGACATCTGTTCGAATTGTTTCAGCTGTGGACGCCGGATCAGGCGGCGCAGCATCGCATCCTCGTCGCCAATCCGGCCAAACTCTATGGCTTCCCGAACTGAAAGTCGCATCAGCAATGTCCGTGAATAACAAGCGCGTGTTCTACGTCAAATATCTGGCGCATCCGATCTTTGCCGAGATGCTGGCGGCACGGCCCGACGTCCGTCTCGACCGGCTCGAAAACGAAAGCGCCGAGGAAATCTATGCGCCGATCCTGGCCCAGGCGCACGCCTACCAGATCGGCGCCGCACGCGACGAATTCGACGGCCACTTCCACGTCCATGCCGACCTGTTGCGCCGCGCGCCGAACCTCTTGATCGTCTCCAGCAACGGCGCCGGTTACGATCCCGTCGATGTCGAGGCCTGCACCGCGGCAGGCGTGCTGGTCGTCAACCAGTCCGGCGGCAACGCCCATTCCGTGGCCGAACATGCGCTCGGCATGATGCTGACGCTGTCGAAACGCATCATCGAGGCGGACCGCGCGCTGCGGCGCGATCCCAATGTCAACCGTAACGCCCTGATCGGCACCGAGGCGCAGGGCAAGACCATCGGCATCGTCGGGCTCGGCAATGTCGGCCGCCGCATCGCCGAACTGTGCAAGGGTTTGCTCGGCATGAAGGTGCTGGCCTACGACCCCTATCTCCCGGCAGCCGAGATGGCGGCGCGCGGGGCTGAGAAGGTCGAGCTGGACGAGGTGCTGCGCCGCTCCGATTACGTCTCGATCAATTGTCCGCTCACGAAAGAGAGCCGCGGCATGATCGGCGCGCGGGAATTCGCGCTGATGCAGCCGCATGCTTATTTCATCACCACCGCCCGCGGCTTCATCCATGACGAGGCCGCGCTCTATGACGCGCTGCGCGACAAGCGCATCGCCGGCGCCGGCCTCGATGTCTGGGCCAAGGAGCCGCCGCCGCCGGACCATCCGCTGCTGCAATTCGACAACGTGCTGGCGAGCCCGCATACGGCGGGAGTGACCAGGGAAGCGCGGATCAATATGGGCCGGATCGCCGCCGAGCAGATGCTCGGCGCACTCGACGGCAAGCGGCCGCCGCGCATCATCAACCCCGAAGTGTGGCCGGCCTACGCCAAGCGCTTCGAGCGGGCGTTCGGGTTTACGCCGGGCTAGCGATTTGCCCTTAGTCCGCAGCGGCTTTCGTTTGCCGCTGTTCGGCCGCCACGCGCAGATTGGTGAGGGTGGTGCGCGTCGAAATCTGCTCCGGATCGGTGCACAGTTCGATCAGCGCCGGACGTTTCGCCGCGATGGCGCGCTCGAGCGCCGGCGCAAAATCTCCGGTGCGGGTGATGCGCTCAGCATGCGCCCCCATCGCTTTCGCCATCGCCACGAAGTCCGGATTGACGAGGTCGGTTCCGACGACGCGCGAAGGGTGCTCGCGCTCCTGATGCATGCGGATGGTGCCGTACATGTTGTTGTTGAACAGCAGAATGATCGGGTTGCCGCCGTGCTGCACGGCGGTCGAGATCTCCTGTCCGCTCATCATGAAACCGCCATCGCCGACGCAGCCGATCACGATGCGATCCGGGTGGACCAGCGACGCGGCAACCGCCGCCGGCACCGAATAGCCCATCGCGCCGTTGGTGGGCCCGATCTGGCGGCCCGGCCGCGCATAGGTCAGATAGCGCTGCGGCCAGCCGGTGTGATTGCCGGCGTCGAGTGTGACGACCGCGTTGTCGCCGATCCGCTTGCCGAGTTCGATCATCGCGGCGGCGAGGTCCAGCGCCTGGGTGCAGTCCGGCGCTGCGACCGCGTTGAGATAGTCGGTACGGGCGGATTTGCGCCAGCTGTTCCAGCGATCGGCTGCAAACCAGCGGCACTCGGCCAGGCCAGCCACGAAATTGTCGGCAGACGACAGCACGGCGATGTCGGGCGTGAATACCTTGCCGAGTTCGTCGGCGTCGGCGTGGACATGGACCAGCCTCGGTCGGGCCGTTGGCGCCGAAAGAATAGTGTAGCCCTGGGTGGTCATTTCGCCGAGACGCGCACCGATTACGAACAGCAGATCGGCTTCCTTGAAGCGCTGCACCAGAGCTGGCGGCCCGGACGTGCCGAGATCGCCGGCAAAGCACGACGACCGGTTGTCGAAAGTATCCTGCCGGCGGAACGAGGTCGCGACCGGAATGCCGTTGGCCTCGGCAAAATCCTGCAATTGGGCGCAGGCGCGGTCGCTCCAGCCAGGACCTCCAGCCAGGATCATGGGCTTCTTCGCGCCATCGAGCAGTTCGCGAATTGGCGCGAAGGCCTGCGGCGGGGCGGCCGGTTGCGTCGGCCGATAGCAAACCGCGTCGCCCGCCTGTGTCACTTCGGTCAGCATGTCCTCCGGCAATGCCAGCACCACCGGGCCAGGGCGGCCCGAGGTCGCGATGTGGAAAGCGCGCGCGATATATTCGGGAATCCGCGCCGTGACGTCGATCTGTGCCGCCCATTTGGCGACAGGGCCGAACATCTGACGGTAGTCGATCTCCTGAAAGGCTTCGCGATCCATCATGTCACGGCCGACCTGGCCGATGAGCAGGAGCATCGGCGTCGAGTCCTGGAATGCGGTGTGGACGCCGACCGACGCATGGCATGCGCCGGGACCGCGCGTCACCATGCAGATGCCGGGCCTGCCCGTAAGCTTGCCGTAGGCCTCGGCCATGTTGGCGGCGCCGGCTTCGTGACGGGCGTTGACGAGCTTGAAGCGGTCGCGCACATCGAACAGTGCATCCAGCACCTCCAGATAGCTCTCGCCCGGCACGCAGAACGCCATGTCGGCGCCGTGGATCAGGAGCTGATCGACCAGGATCTTTCCGCCGGTGCGCGCATTGGAAAAGGGCAGATTCATCGCATTGTTCTCCAATAGAGCGATACTTGAACGCATCGCCGTTTGGGCGGCGAAAGCCGGGGTCGTCGACATGACCAAGATGCTGGTGAACCACTATGTTTGTCGGGAGAAGAATTCAACCGTCTCCGGCTGGATGGCGGCAATAAATCCACTGTGAATGAGCCGCCGGACGATGGCCATGTTGCTATTTTCGCTGCGGCCTCGACACGCCTCCCGGGCGCGGCCATTTTCCTTCAACGCGCCGTTTGCGGAACGGTGGTTCCGGCCGGCGTGGAAGGAATTGGCGAGATGCGACAGGTAAACTCATTCTTGCGCTCGGCAACGTCCCGGATCGGACGCCGCTTCAAGCTGATCGTCGCCATCGCGGCCGCGAGCCTGCCGTCAGCCGGCGCCTGAGGCGGCTTCGGGCAGTTCCGCCGTATTCTTGATCACGGTCAAAACCTTCTCCGTATGATAATTCTATATGGACCTGTCTTGGCGTTGCGGCCGCGGGAGGAAGGTTCCATGTCGCGATTTGTCGTCAGATTCATGAAGGACGTGCTCGGCGAAAACGGCCGGCAGTGCGAGATCTGCCAGAGCACCGTGGAAGTCGATGCTTCGAATGAGGGCCTCGCCACGGAGCTGGCCAAGAAGAAATTTTGCGAAACCCAGTCGCTTTGCGACTGGTCACTGCATGCCGATCGAATTCAGGTCAGGCAGGCTGACTTCCCGTCCTGAACGCTCAGGCGCCAATCGCGCCTTCAATCGGGAAGCAGGCCAAGCCCAGACTTTCGGCAACCGCCTTATTGGTGAGGCGGCCGCGGTGAACGTTGAGGCCCGCACGCAGATGGGGATTTTGCATCACCGCCACGAAGCCGAGGTTCGCCAATGCCAGCCCGAACGGCAGTGTCGCGTTGTTCAAGGCATGGCTTGAGGTGAGGGGAACCGCACCGGGCATGTTCGCCACGCAGTAGTGGATGATTCCGTCGACCTCATAGGTCGGCTCATCATGCGTCGTCGGACGAGACGTCTCGAAGCAGCCTCCCTGGTCGATCGCGACATCGACGAGCACCGAACCCGGCCGCATGGATTTCAACATTTTCCGGTTGATCAGCTTCGGAGCGCTTGCACCGGGGACCAGCACCGCGCCGATCACAACGTCGGCGGCGAAAATCTCCTGTTCGATTGCCTCGGCGGTGGGGAAGCGGGTGCGGACTCGGCCCTGGAACAACTCGTCGAGCTCACGCAGCCTCGGGATCGAGCGGTCCAGGATCGTGACTTCCGCGCCGAGCCCAACGGCCATTCGCGCAGCGTGGGAGCCGACGACCCCGCCGCCGATGACCACGACACGGGCAGGAACGACGCCCGGCACGCCGCCGAGCAGAATGCCGCGGCCGCCGGCGCTGCGCTTCAACGCCGAGCCGGCCGCCTCGATGGAGAGTCTTCCTGCGACCTCACTCATCGGAGCGAGCAGGGGCAGCCCACCCTTGGCATCCGTGACCGTCTCATAGGCGATCGCGGTGCAGCCCGAAGCCATCAGGCCTCTGGCCTGTTCCGGATCAGGCGCCAGATGCAGATAGGTGAAGAGGATCTGGCCTTCGCGCAGCTGGGTCCATTCGCGAGCCTGGGGTTCCTTGACCTTCACGACCATGTCGCTGGTTGCGAAGATTTCGGCTGGCGTGTCGGCGATGGCAGCTCCCGCCCTGCGGTAGGCGTCGTCGTCAGCGCCGATCCCGGCACCCGCATTGGCCTCGATGACGACGCTATGGCCGGCAGCTGCGTACTCACGAACGGTGTCCGGTGTGAGGCCGACACGATATTCATGAATCTTGATCTCCCTCGGCACCCCGATCCGCATCGTTCGATACTCCTTCCTGGAATCCAGAGCTTATATTTTACGGCGGATTCGGGTTAAGAACCTTGCGATATCGGCGATTTATTTCGATCCTTTGCTGAAAATCGGCGTAAAATCACAATTTGGCGCAGGAATCAAATTGACGGGAATCAGGACGATGCAGCTCGACAATATCGATACGACGATCCTGTCAGAACTCACGGTCAATGCCCGGGCGAGCCAGGTTGAACTTGCCGAACGCGTGGCGCTTTCAAGCACCGCGATCGCCCGGCGGCAGAAGATGCTCGAGGAAGAAGGCTTCATCCGCGGCTATCAGGCCGTGCTGGATTTGACGCGCTTTGGCCTCTCCACCACCGTTCTGGTCAGGGTCACCCTCGAAAGCCAGAACGAGAATGCGCTCAAATCGTTCGAAGCCGCCGTGATCCACTGTCCGTCAGTGGTTCGATGCTTCCTGATGTCCGGCAGCGACGACTACATCGTCATCGTGATGGCGCGGGACATCGAGGACTTCGAACGCATCCACAGGACCGAGCTTTCCCGGTTGCCGCGAGTGGCGCGGATTCAATCGAGCTTTGCGATGCGCGAAGTCGTGAACCGCGCGGTCCCGCCGGTGATCTTCGGCGCAACGCGCCGGCATCGATCCGGTCACGGCGCGCGATAGCCGGGCGGACCTACGGCCATGCCGCGTAAAACGGACCGCGTTTCGCCTGTTCGGCCCTGGCGCGACGCCGATAGGCGCCGGGCGGAATGCCCTGGTGCTTCTGGAAGAAACGGCTGAAATAGCCGGGATCGCGAAAGCCCAGACCGTATCCGATCTGCTCGACCGGCAGGTCGAGCTGGTGCAGGCGGGTGCGGGCCTCGTGGATCAGCCGCTCATGGATGATGGCGCGGGGACTGCGCGATTTTTCGCGCTTGCAATGCGCATGCAGCCTGTCGCAGGTGACGCCGAGCACGACGGCGTAACGCGCGATCGGCCAGCCGTCGCGATAGTGCAATTCCACCATCTGCAGAAAATTTCCAACCAACCGCGGACCGTCTCCGCGGAGCGCATCCTCGCTGCCGAATTCTTCCGAGGCCGCCGAACGCCACAGATGCAGGCAGAGCTGCAGCACATGGGACGAGATCATGGTCATGCCGCCGCGTTGCGGCCTGTGCAGTTCCCGCACCAGCATGGCGCAGGAGTTCGTCACGGCGTCGAGCGCGCCGTCGATCTGCGCGCCGCTCAGCATCACGAGGCGGTCGGTGGTGCGCCGCAGGTGCAATGCCTCCGGGCTGCCGGCCACCGTTCGCGTCAACAGATCCTCCGAAACCGCGATGAGGTAGCCTCGTCCGCCGGCCTCCACCTGAAGATCGCCCTCGACCTCGCAGGGCAGCCAGAGCAGGGCAGGGGCTTCGAATTTCACCACCGTGCCGCGCAGGACGGCCGAGCCGCGTCGACTCTCGATCAAGAGCAGATGCGCGCGCCGCACATTATCCTCCTGAATGACCCAGTGGCGCGGCGCGAGCCCGCCGGAAAACCCTTCGGCATGCAGGGCCGAACCTGCCTGCGCGAGGAAGCCGGCCGGACCTGGAGGGACAAGCATCGTGTCGA
The sequence above is drawn from the Bradyrhizobium sediminis genome and encodes:
- a CDS encoding hydroxyacid dehydrogenase — encoded protein: MSVNNKRVFYVKYLAHPIFAEMLAARPDVRLDRLENESAEEIYAPILAQAHAYQIGAARDEFDGHFHVHADLLRRAPNLLIVSSNGAGYDPVDVEACTAAGVLVVNQSGGNAHSVAEHALGMMLTLSKRIIEADRALRRDPNVNRNALIGTEAQGKTIGIVGLGNVGRRIAELCKGLLGMKVLAYDPYLPAAEMAARGAEKVELDEVLRRSDYVSINCPLTKESRGMIGAREFALMQPHAYFITTARGFIHDEAALYDALRDKRIAGAGLDVWAKEPPPPDHPLLQFDNVLASPHTAGVTREARINMGRIAAEQMLGALDGKRPPRIINPEVWPAYAKRFERAFGFTPG
- a CDS encoding thiamine pyrophosphate-binding protein; translation: MNLPFSNARTGGKILVDQLLIHGADMAFCVPGESYLEVLDALFDVRDRFKLVNARHEAGAANMAEAYGKLTGRPGICMVTRGPGACHASVGVHTAFQDSTPMLLLIGQVGRDMMDREAFQEIDYRQMFGPVAKWAAQIDVTARIPEYIARAFHIATSGRPGPVVLALPEDMLTEVTQAGDAVCYRPTQPAAPPQAFAPIRELLDGAKKPMILAGGPGWSDRACAQLQDFAEANGIPVATSFRRQDTFDNRSSCFAGDLGTSGPPALVQRFKEADLLFVIGARLGEMTTQGYTILSAPTARPRLVHVHADADELGKVFTPDIAVLSSADNFVAGLAECRWFAADRWNSWRKSARTDYLNAVAAPDCTQALDLAAAMIELGKRIGDNAVVTLDAGNHTGWPQRYLTYARPGRQIGPTNGAMGYSVPAAVAASLVHPDRIVIGCVGDGGFMMSGQEISTAVQHGGNPIILLFNNNMYGTIRMHQEREHPSRVVGTDLVNPDFVAMAKAMGAHAERITRTGDFAPALERAIAAKRPALIELCTDPEQISTRTTLTNLRVAAEQRQTKAAAD
- the ald gene encoding alanine dehydrogenase codes for the protein MRIGVPREIKIHEYRVGLTPDTVREYAAAGHSVVIEANAGAGIGADDDAYRRAGAAIADTPAEIFATSDMVVKVKEPQAREWTQLREGQILFTYLHLAPDPEQARGLMASGCTAIAYETVTDAKGGLPLLAPMSEVAGRLSIEAAGSALKRSAGGRGILLGGVPGVVPARVVVIGGGVVGSHAARMAVGLGAEVTILDRSIPRLRELDELFQGRVRTRFPTAEAIEQEIFAADVVIGAVLVPGASAPKLINRKMLKSMRPGSVLVDVAIDQGGCFETSRPTTHDEPTYEVDGIIHYCVANMPGAVPLTSSHALNNATLPFGLALANLGFVAVMQNPHLRAGLNVHRGRLTNKAVAESLGLACFPIEGAIGA
- a CDS encoding Lrp/AsnC family transcriptional regulator, coding for MQLDNIDTTILSELTVNARASQVELAERVALSSTAIARRQKMLEEEGFIRGYQAVLDLTRFGLSTTVLVRVTLESQNENALKSFEAAVIHCPSVVRCFLMSGSDDYIVIVMARDIEDFERIHRTELSRLPRVARIQSSFAMREVVNRAVPPVIFGATRRHRSGHGAR
- a CDS encoding helix-turn-helix domain-containing protein; amino-acid sequence: MLVPPGPAGFLAQAGSALHAEGFSGGLAPRHWVIQEDNVRRAHLLLIESRRGSAVLRGTVVKFEAPALLWLPCEVEGDLQVEAGGRGYLIAVSEDLLTRTVAGSPEALHLRRTTDRLVMLSGAQIDGALDAVTNSCAMLVRELHRPQRGGMTMISSHVLQLCLHLWRSAASEEFGSEDALRGDGPRLVGNFLQMVELHYRDGWPIARYAVVLGVTCDRLHAHCKREKSRSPRAIIHERLIHEARTRLHQLDLPVEQIGYGLGFRDPGYFSRFFQKHQGIPPGAYRRRARAEQAKRGPFYAAWP